One genomic window of Cupriavidus sp. P-10 includes the following:
- a CDS encoding solute carrier family 23 protein has product MPVFDPISIVLMCVAMLVILTEVTADFFAVGEMVDKEIDDKAIARGLRADGLSTVIGGLLNTFPYCAYNANVGLVAMSGVRSRWVVATTGVLLLGLGLFPKLAALFASMPLAVLGGAGLVMFSMIATTGLRILSKVDLANGNNTIVIAASLGVGLITVAVPGFYEQVDGTLRIFLHSGITTGCLTAIVLNALFNRKSRKSAEQAALVI; this is encoded by the coding sequence ATGCCAGTCTTCGATCCAATTTCGATTGTGCTGATGTGCGTCGCCATGCTGGTGATCCTGACCGAAGTCACTGCGGATTTCTTTGCGGTGGGCGAGATGGTGGACAAGGAGATCGATGACAAAGCAATCGCGCGTGGACTGCGTGCGGATGGGCTGTCGACGGTCATCGGCGGCTTGCTGAACACCTTTCCCTATTGTGCCTACAACGCCAACGTGGGCCTTGTCGCGATGTCGGGCGTGCGTAGTCGGTGGGTGGTGGCGACGACGGGCGTGCTGCTGCTTGGCCTAGGACTCTTTCCAAAGCTGGCCGCACTCTTCGCCTCCATGCCGCTCGCAGTACTTGGCGGGGCTGGCCTGGTGATGTTCAGCATGATCGCAACGACGGGCTTGCGGATTCTCTCCAAGGTCGATCTCGCCAACGGCAACAACACCATCGTCATCGCCGCAAGCCTCGGAGTCGGCCTGATTACCGTTGCCGTCCCTGGTTTCTACGAGCAGGTCGATGGGACGCTGAGGATATTCCTGCACAGCGGTATTACCACGGGATGTCTTACAGCCATCGTGCTAAACGCACTGTTCAATCGAAAATCAAGAAAAAGCGCGGAGCAAGCTGCCTTGGTGATCTGA